In the Telopea speciosissima isolate NSW1024214 ecotype Mountain lineage chromosome 6, Tspe_v1, whole genome shotgun sequence genome, TATTTGGTCAGCTTCCAAACACGAACATCCATCATATTGGATTGCGTTTGGACGTGCTTCAATTAAGGTCATCAAATAGCCAAAATTGGTCCAGGGCTAACTGGTGTTTTCCCTTTCTTGAATCACTTCTATGACTTCACAGTTTTCCACTTACAGCATTACCTAGTCTATACCCAAGCTTTGTAGCAAGACCTCCTTATATTAAGAGTGTTTGAACTGCATCATCTGACCACAAAGGTTCTCTGTATAATAAACTATTTTTActatttatctttctttaaATACATTGATGAAATTTTTATGGCCCTTGactaaagaaaatataaatgaaaaaaaagaaagaaacaaatataGAACTAAAATGAAAGGAACTTGCTTCATAAACCGATCAGTACAATTGGCCACAAAGTGAAGCCAACCATCTtttcattctgaacaggaaaagaaaaattgagTATCTAACGCTTTAAGATGAAACTCCTTCAAATGCCGCCATCCTTTCGAATCTCTTTTTTAACTTATTTGTTTATTCTAATATTATAACAGTTTCCTCAAAGGTAGGTCAATCGACTAGCATCACCTTTTCAGACACAAATCAAAGCTCTCTTCTCCAATCCTTCAGCTACCCATGATGGGGGATGAGATGGCGTCTCTGATCGTTGAAGATCAACTTGTGGAAGAGAATAGACCAGTTGATCTTTTGGGTGAACCAGTCGATTTGGTATTTACAAGTTGCTACTTCGACAACAATCTTCATGTCATGGATTTTGTACTATCCGATCATGGTTGGATCGATAATTTCATATAGTCAAGGATGGACGTCGATCATGTGGTGTTGATTCTCCCGTTTTACAAAACTCGAGGGCAAGTTTTTTTCAACACcaggggaattgatgcagatttGTGGTTCAATCGGCTCAAACTTGTGAACCCAAATCAAGAACTGGGCCCAAATTTGAGTCTTTGGTAGTAgaatattttaggattttatttatttaaatcgGGAAAATCATGTAATCTTATATTTGTGTTCATGTAGGAGATTAGATTGTGTTGTCCAGTTTCcttattttagtagttttcttatGGGTAAAGGCTGGGCACACTGGTGCTGTGCCCAGCCTgaatctgtctctctctctcccaccccctaTGGAAATGACCCCCCTGCCCTCCCCATCCCACCCTCTTCATTGGGCACAGCCGCTTGATCCAGGAAAGCCAGCAGCaagcccaaccctctcccttttcttATTAAGTTTATATCCTAGTTTGTTTAGTTTCCTTATTAGATATAATGGTACATGGAATAGAAAATTGATTTGGGCGTGCCTACATGGCTTATGATTGTGtactctctccctccctcttccCGGCGATCTggttccccttctcttcttgtgtttcttcttcttctccttctttcttttctgttttctacttttcttttcCCCAGCCCTTTCTAATAGTACTTGCAGCCCCAAACATTGAGAACGATTTCCTTCGATTCTCATTGGATCAGTTCAAGACTTTAGGAAGTGATTCTGGTATTAAAAAAGATCCAGCTTGTGTATTTGGGGGTCTAAGTCTGGTCACAGACTCACAGTTGGGGGTTTCAACCAGATTGTCAAATCTGCCCTCTTCCCTACCGCCAGGACCTAGTTGCAGAAAATCTCCTGATTGTTCCACTTGGTCTTTGGATGCGCTACTGGTTGTTCTCAAGAAGCATAGATGTTCCAACCTTTGCCTAAAATTTCAGAGCTTTAGGGATCCATTCGGATGAGTTCTCCATTTGAAAGAGGGGCTGGTATACCACTGGTTATCTCCCATTAGGAGGTTGAAGATTACCCCTCCTCCATTCATACGTGCTATTTCACTTACTTGTTTCCTTTTGTAGCCTTGACTCCTAATAATCACAGCATTATCACTAAATTTAAGATTTGAATTTTTAGAATTAttagttaaagaagccttaagaaagatgaaaccaagcaagactccaggcccagatgagattcCCATAGCAGTGTGGAAAACCCTTGGAagttgtggggtttattggttaaccaatttgtttaacaggattatgaacacaaggaagatgccaaatgaatggaggagaagcattttAGTCCCAATCTAcaagaataaaggtgatattcaaagctacaataactatagaagcattaagcttatgagtcataccatgaaactttgggaAAAGGTAATTGAAGctcgtttgagaagagagacccATATCTCGGTGAACCTATTTGGCTTCATGCCTGGTAGATCCACGACTGAaactatctacttattgaggaggctcatggaaagatatagagatagcaagaaggatctccatatggtatttattgacctggaaaaaaCCAATGActgagtccctagagatttaatccatcAAGTGCTTGTGAAGAGAGGGatttcaagtaaatatatgGATATAATAAAGGAAATGTATGAAGACgtagtgactagtgtgagatctgtgggtgGTCAGGGTAAGGAAtccccaattacgattgggctccatcagggatcagccttaagcccttatctttttgcgcttatcatggacgacctaaccaaAAGCATTCAAGAAGAGGTCCTGTAGTTTATGCTCTTCACCGATGacatcgttttggtggatgagattaaagcagggattaacgctaaattagagctatggagatcaaccctgGAAACAAGAGggtttaagattagtagaacgaagacggagtatttgatgtgtaattttagtcgcACTATGATGGATATGAACATGGTGCGAATTAAGGAAaaagagataccacaaagtgactattttagatatgtggggtcaatcataaataaagaaggtgacatagaagatgatgtcttacagagaattaaagtgggatggttgaagtggagaggtgcgtccggagtgcagtgtgatcgatgtattcctttaacgcttaaaggaaagttctataggactgtagttcgaccggctatgatgtatggggtagaatGCTGGGCAGTTatgaagtgtcatattgagaagctttgtgtggcaaagatgaggatgttaagatgaatGTGTGGAAAAACAGGGAAGGATAGaataaggaatgattgtatcagagctgacttgggagttgctccgatcaatgacaagctccgaagGAGTcatctgaggtggtttggtcatgttcaacagaggcctagggatgccccagtaaggaggaatGAAATGATTCCGATtgatggagctaaaagagcgaggggtaggcctaaaatgaccataggagaagttgtgagaaagGACAAGCATAGTCTAGGTCTCGTGCCATGTATGACtttggatagagcctattggagggtaaggatccttGTAGTAGACCCTATTTAGTTGAGTTTCTCCTAACttgttgggttgtgcctctttcctcttttacttttcttgtattttcctttgttcatttgtcaattttcaaaaaaaaaaattcacttctcatctcatttcccattcTTCTCTTTCACTTCGCAGTTTCTACCTACTTTctttgattggatccatgtagccgaccccattaagttgggataaggcttagtttgttattgttgttgtagaGATTGGGTGGGCCTAGAGCCACCAACCTTGGGGTTTTGACCCCAGGTTCACACCAAGAACCCTATATGAGAAGCAATGGAGAACAATATGGATGTCCAATTTCATTCCAAAACCTAACTTTGTGGGTCCAATCAAACTTCGACAAACTTTGGAATTTCAATATCATATGCCCAAATTAGAACAGTTCATGTCTATCACAACTCCAATGAAACATAAAAATCTATTGCTTTCAAGAGGATATGAACATGAGTACCTTGAAGTCGGTCAAATCAGGGACTACATAGTTCGGCAATTTCTCGCTCACCACAACATAGCCACCTGCAATGAGTTGTATCACATAATAAACAATCAATAGTATTATTAATAGTTTTGAAAGTTAAGACTCTTCTCTACAGTTTAAGCACAGTTTTTATGGCTTCCTGGCACAAATTGTCATACAACATATGCGTACCAACTGATTAAGATCATCAGCAGATTTAAATCTAACAGAAGCTGCCCTTTATGATTTTGTTCACTATACAATGCAAGGGCATCCCTTCAAGAAACACATCTTGGATTGTTGTACTTCCGAACCTTAGTTCATGATGTATGAAAGAATTTGTTTGGTTGTTCATACTTGAACTCTATATATGTATCTAACTTCTGATTTGTCCATCAGAGGATTATTGGTAAGATGATACTGTTCAATAAGAGAGACCATGCAAGTTTTCATGCATCTGTTTGAGCCCAGAAATATGGGGTTACTATAATAAACTTGTGTCCCTAAATGCATTAAAATAGCAAAGTGGAGGCAAGGAAGCTTGACCTACTTCAAGTTACTAGTTCTCCCTTAAGTTGTCACaattgtgcttttttttttttggtggcaaAATAGAGTGGAAAGAGCAGCTTCTATTCGCATTTACATAAGCAGAGGAATCCTTGCAAACAATCCCAtgattttttaataattttaacaAGTTTGTCCTATGTTTCTGGTACAGTTGATCCTTATACCCCCACCTCCCCAAGAAAATGGTGTTAAATAATGTACACTTGATAGGGTGAGTTTTCCCTCTATTGAATCCTAGGGTTGAGCAGTAATATCGATCTGTTGAGTCCTAGTTCTGTTATGTTAGGCTGAGTCTTAAGTCTATTAAGCTTCTATTTCAGTAAGTCAGTATTATGTATGATTCCTTTTAATATAAGGAGTCTTTCTCTTGTCACTTCAGCAATGTAAATAAAgccattgggggggggggacttcCAGTTAAGTTCGATCCTTCTCTGGATGgtcccccttcttcttttctcttctcttattttctgGTGTATGGTTTCTTTAGTTAACAACTGTCACATGGTAACAGAGCACTAGTCGAACTAGTGATTTATCCAACTGAACTCTGGTTTGACTGGTCTTCAAGGTTCTCTTGATTCTTGGCTGCAGCAGCCTGTGCTGCATATCTGCTACATGATGCCCTTAGTTTGAAAAGACTCAGAGATAAAACTAGGGCTTATATTACCTACTTGCTGCTGATGAAGATCTGAAGATCTCGATCTACCTTCTCCAATCTATGATTcgaaatttctagggtttcttcttcagATATCGATCTTCTATTCATACAATCAGTTACTTACTGATGCTGCTACATTGAAGACTTATTCTGGAAGCcatttgatgcacttgattcaTGCCTCTTCTAGTTTATTGATCTGATTTTCTGAAATCAGATTTATTTGTTACCTTGCGACAGTTCTGGATTAGATCTGTTGCAGATCTATTTTGGGGCCTTTATTTCCCTCGAGAGAGAGAGTCTTCGACTGCAAGAGAAACCCTAAGCTGCCTCAAATTttctggtatttttttttttcttccctgcTGCCGATAGGGTTCTGTGGTGTTCTACTTCCTTCCCTGCTGCCGATAGGATTCTGTGGTGTTCTGCTGCTGCCTGTTGTGGTACCACTTACCACTACTTTTTAATTGTGTGATCAACACAAATTCTAAAACCACCAATATTAAGCTCAATGGGGTATCTAATTACATGCTATGGGCCCAAGCTGTTCAAGTTTACATACATGCTAAGGGTAAGATGAAATATCTTACCAATGATCCTCCTACTTATGATGTGTAAGACTCAGCTTCTGTGACTGAGTATGAGGAACGGTGAAGATTCTACTTTAAAAATCTGTTTATGGAACATTATTGATCCTATCATTGCCtctaatgttatgtttcacTTCACAGCCAAAGGAGTTTGGAATGATCTTCAtaaaaatttcttctttggatagttccccttcttcccttctcttctcttctcatctcttatTTTCTGGTGTTTGGTTTCTTTAATTAACAACTGTTACAAATGGGATCATCGATCCTCATGTACtaaagttttattttaacttcTTTAGATGTGTAGCACAAGCACACCTTTGAAGTCACAAACTAATATTCTGAATTTCTTTCGATTTTATTTTGGACTTATTTTGTTTATATGATTCAGCATTTGATATTAACTCATTTTTCTAATCAACGTTTTATTGCGTACTTGTGTCACGCTTTCTTTTGAGTAATCCTAGTCTCTCAGACTTTATGTTCCATTTCCCTTTAACCATTAAATGAGATGAAGTACAAATTCTGTGGATTCCTCCTACTTAAAATTATTCTCAGTCAACTCATGCGTACTTCAAGTATTAACAGAATCCTTTAACAAGTGAATTTGGGTATTAGAATGGATTTCACAAGCGGGTTTGCACATCTCGACATCAATTATTTTGGTTGTTTTTAGCCACTAAACTTCATTTAAAGGTCATAGTTTAGCTCAACCAAGCATAAACAgaaatttctaaaacccaatAAGATATTTTAATGTTCCAGGCAGCAGAGGAAGCAAATCCAAAAGGGTAGAcggttgggggaggggggggaatcAACGAGTAGAGAatggaaataaagagaaaagagaagaagtaattgtcaaagaaaacaaaaccttTGCGGGTATGGAAACCAGTAGATTTGCAGTTCTTGCCCTTGTAGTAATCTCGAGGTGCTCGTTTCGAAGACAGAATATCAAGAGATGAAGTTCGCTTTCTTCGCATTGCCCTTCCCAACCCTAAGATCAGTCCCAGCGGCATTTTATTCCCTCGTTAATTCAATCCTTTCAAATGTATGAATGAATGCCCAAATCTGCAAAGaggtttaaagaaaaagaaaaatactaaGAACTATAATGACGCCATATGCGATA is a window encoding:
- the LOC122663835 gene encoding 39S ribosomal protein L41-A, mitochondrial-like, translating into MPLGLILGLGRAMRRKRTSSLDILSSKRAPRDYYKGKNCKSTGFHTRKGGYVVVSEKLPNYVVPDLTDFKLKPYVSQCPREVKTADNTDTSAT